A part of Misgurnus anguillicaudatus chromosome 6, ASM2758022v2, whole genome shotgun sequence genomic DNA contains:
- the LOC141364213 gene encoding GTPase IMAP family member 9-like, whose amino-acid sequence MDYPPALRIALLGISGSGKSASGNTILNLNNRFRENNPPDAPPPSCDTETAEVEGRNILVIDTPGLFETSVDEDKLIAEMKTCAQRSFPGLHAFLLVIRLDVRLRYEERNIMEWIEDFFGEYALRYTFILFTHADALENRSLDEFIRGRTDLQVLVNSCGGDRYHAFNNRDRQNRDQVTELIQKIERMVSNNGGHYNTPQEFKKSENSKSYWKFNWK is encoded by the coding sequence CTCTCAGGATTGCATTGCTGGGTATCTCTGGGTCAGGCAAGAGTGCATCAGGAAACACCATCTTAAACCTCAACAACAGATTCAGAGAGAATAATCCACCGGATGCTCCCCCTCCATCATGTGACACTGAAACAGCAGAGGTGGAGGGCCGGAACATTTTAGTGATTGACACTCCAGGACTGTTTGAAACATCAGTGGATGAAGACAAACTGATTGCTGAAATGAAAACATGTGCCCAACGATCCTTTCCTGGTCTTCATGCATTTCTTCTTGTCATCAGACTGGATGTGAGACTCAGGTATGAAGAAAGAAACATCATGGAATGGATTGAAGACTTCTTTGGAGAATATGCTTTACGCTACACTTTCATTCTCTTCACTCATGCTGATGCACTTGAGAATAGATCTTTAGATGAGTTTATCAGAGGAAGAACAGATCTTCAGGTACTAGTTAACAGCTGTGGTGGTGACAGATATCATGCATTTAACAATAGGGACAGACAAAACAGAGATCAGGTCACAGAGCTCATACAGAAGATAGAGAGAATGGTATCAAACAACGGAGGACACTACAACACTCCACAGGAATTTAAGAAGAGTGAGAACAGTAAGTCTTACTGGAAGTTTAACTGGAAATGA